From Vibrio artabrorum, a single genomic window includes:
- a CDS encoding pyridoxal phosphate-dependent class III aminotransferase, with amino-acid sequence MNTFKGTFMTTAFEVDINTIANSFSTMVPILEGTYDLTPDAILLEQEQHESDVRSYPRRLPIAIKRACGALVEDTRGQLFLDCLAGAGTLSLGYNHPEINQALKDQLDSGLPYQTLDITTQAKETFIKRVKAFLPQDFSTNSVLQFCGPSGADAVEAAIKLAKQTTGRNTMFAFRGAYHGMTNGTMGMMGNLGTKERRSGLMSDVHFMPFPYSLRCPFGLGGEAGANASIRYIERMLNDDESGIMKPAAMIVEPVQGEGGVIPAPASWLQGLRRICDEHGILLIFDEIQCGVGKTGHRFAFEEAGVNPDILCLSKAIGGGLPMSLLVFDKSIDTWKAGEHTGTFRGNQLAMVSGAKALEIIERDGLVEHANVAGQYLRHGLEKIQSRVSCIAEVRGKGLMLGAEIKKANGELNKFGEPQSDGELTLAIQRAALERGLMVEKGGRDGSVIRFLPPMIISFEQIDFALRVMEDAIVAAGGGLQQAPASSEQGNHEWNKHFIQTGFGGSDEFVNVMNQTTQAMKSVFEQVETPYSGLDPKVLEAAIKAVDLDNNQHALVDVVDSTADLVAANSIFVQHPDCIAHLHTPPLMASVAAESMIAALNQSMDSWDQASAATYVEQRVVDWMCDKYQLGARADGVFTSGGTQSNLMGLLLARDWVADKHNGHSIQKLGLPEYASKLRILCSKKSHFTVQKSASLMGLGEAAVCCVDTNANGTIKVDLLDAEVKALKAQGLIPFAVVGTAGTTDHGAIDDLEAIAKIANQQDLWLHVDSAYGGALILSSHKARLKGIEKADSVSVDFHKLFFQTISCGAVLLKDKANFKYLLHHADYLNREHDELPNLVDKSIATTKRFDALKVFMTMQSVGPKQLGDMYDHLLEQTLQVADLIQKHDDFELLAEPSLSTVLFRSRPSNEQSANRVIDLDKLNQTLRLEALTRGIAVLGETVVDGKSALKFTILNPCLTTSDFKSLINKIQTLAIELAEQQG; translated from the coding sequence ATGAACACATTCAAGGGGACTTTTATGACTACCGCCTTTGAAGTCGATATCAATACTATCGCAAATTCATTTTCAACCATGGTTCCTATCTTAGAGGGAACGTATGACCTAACACCTGACGCCATTTTGCTGGAGCAAGAGCAGCATGAGTCGGATGTTCGCTCTTACCCAAGACGCCTACCGATTGCGATTAAACGTGCATGTGGTGCTTTAGTTGAAGACACCCGTGGCCAACTCTTTCTTGATTGCTTAGCCGGGGCGGGGACTCTTTCTCTGGGCTATAATCATCCTGAAATCAATCAAGCTCTTAAAGATCAACTCGATTCAGGTTTACCTTATCAAACTCTTGATATTACGACTCAAGCAAAAGAGACGTTTATCAAGCGAGTAAAAGCCTTTCTTCCTCAGGACTTTTCAACGAACTCGGTGCTTCAATTTTGTGGCCCATCGGGCGCTGACGCTGTGGAAGCGGCGATCAAACTCGCCAAGCAAACCACCGGTCGTAATACCATGTTTGCTTTCCGTGGTGCTTACCATGGCATGACGAACGGCACTATGGGCATGATGGGTAATCTCGGAACTAAAGAGCGTCGTAGTGGCTTAATGTCAGACGTTCACTTTATGCCTTTTCCATACAGCCTTCGTTGTCCGTTTGGTCTCGGTGGCGAAGCCGGAGCTAACGCGAGCATTCGTTACATTGAGCGTATGTTAAATGATGATGAGTCGGGCATCATGAAACCTGCTGCGATGATCGTTGAACCTGTGCAAGGTGAGGGCGGAGTGATTCCTGCTCCAGCCTCTTGGTTGCAAGGCCTACGTCGTATTTGTGACGAGCACGGCATCCTACTGATTTTTGATGAAATTCAGTGTGGTGTGGGTAAAACGGGTCATCGATTTGCATTTGAAGAAGCAGGCGTTAACCCTGATATCTTATGTTTGTCTAAAGCGATCGGTGGCGGATTGCCTATGTCGCTGCTTGTGTTCGATAAGAGCATTGATACATGGAAAGCGGGTGAGCACACCGGTACATTCCGTGGTAACCAATTAGCCATGGTGTCAGGTGCTAAAGCTCTGGAAATCATCGAGCGTGATGGTCTAGTTGAGCACGCGAACGTCGCAGGCCAATATTTACGTCATGGGCTTGAGAAGATTCAATCGCGTGTGAGCTGTATTGCTGAAGTGCGTGGTAAAGGCTTGATGCTTGGTGCTGAGATAAAAAAAGCCAATGGTGAGCTTAATAAGTTTGGCGAACCACAATCAGACGGCGAATTAACCCTAGCGATTCAACGAGCCGCATTAGAGCGTGGCTTGATGGTTGAAAAGGGTGGTCGTGATGGTTCGGTGATTCGTTTCCTTCCACCAATGATTATCTCTTTTGAGCAGATCGACTTCGCACTCCGCGTGATGGAAGATGCGATCGTCGCAGCCGGTGGTGGTTTGCAACAAGCTCCAGCTTCAAGTGAACAAGGTAACCATGAATGGAACAAGCATTTCATCCAGACAGGTTTCGGTGGCAGCGACGAATTCGTTAACGTGATGAACCAAACGACGCAAGCGATGAAATCTGTTTTTGAACAGGTTGAAACCCCATACTCAGGTTTAGACCCTAAAGTGCTAGAAGCCGCCATCAAGGCTGTTGACCTCGATAACAACCAACACGCTTTGGTTGATGTTGTTGATAGCACAGCAGACCTTGTCGCGGCTAACTCCATCTTCGTGCAACACCCAGATTGTATTGCACACCTTCACACGCCTCCTCTTATGGCTTCGGTCGCGGCGGAATCGATGATTGCGGCGTTGAATCAATCAATGGATTCATGGGACCAAGCGTCTGCGGCGACGTATGTCGAGCAGCGTGTGGTGGATTGGATGTGCGACAAATACCAACTTGGCGCACGAGCTGATGGTGTTTTCACTAGCGGCGGCACGCAAAGTAACTTAATGGGTTTATTGCTGGCGAGAGACTGGGTTGCCGATAAGCATAATGGTCATTCTATCCAAAAGCTTGGCTTACCAGAATACGCGAGCAAGCTTCGTATCTTATGTTCAAAGAAATCTCACTTCACGGTTCAAAAATCGGCCTCTTTAATGGGGCTCGGCGAAGCCGCCGTGTGCTGTGTGGATACTAACGCTAACGGTACCATCAAAGTGGATTTGTTAGACGCAGAAGTGAAAGCGCTGAAAGCCCAAGGGTTGATTCCTTTTGCTGTGGTTGGTACCGCGGGTACAACCGATCATGGCGCTATCGATGATCTTGAAGCGATAGCCAAAATCGCAAATCAACAAGATCTTTGGCTCCATGTCGATAGTGCATACGGCGGTGCACTTATTTTAAGTAGCCATAAAGCTCGCCTGAAAGGCATCGAGAAAGCGGACTCAGTGAGCGTTGATTTCCACAAGTTGTTCTTTCAAACCATCAGCTGTGGTGCTGTGCTTCTCAAAGACAAAGCGAACTTTAAGTACCTATTGCATCACGCGGACTACTTAAATCGCGAACACGATGAACTGCCAAATCTAGTCGATAAATCTATTGCGACTACCAAGCGCTTCGATGCATTGAAAGTCTTTATGACGATGCAAAGTGTTGGGCCAAAGCAGCTGGGTGATATGTACGATCATCTCTTAGAGCAGACGCTTCAAGTCGCCGATCTTATTCAGAAGCATGACGATTTTGAACTGCTTGCTGAGCCGTCACTGTCTACTGTGCTGTTCCGCTCGCGGCCGAGTAATGAGCAATCAGCAAACCGCGTTATTGATTTAGATAAACTGAATCAAACGTTAAGACTGGAAGCGCTGACTCGTGGTATCGCTGTACTTGGCGAAACGGTCGTCGACGGTAAAAGTGCACTGAAATTCACTATCTTGAATCCATGCTTAACGACATCAGATTTCAAATCTCTAATTAACAAAATTCAAACTTTAGCGATTGAGCTAGCAGAACAACAAGGATAA
- the pgsA gene encoding CDP-diacylglycerol--glycerol-3-phosphate 3-phosphatidyltransferase produces the protein MRLNIPNILSLLRLFLIPVFVVVFYLPYQWAPFAAAMVFWVAGFTDWLDGMLARKLGQTSRFGAFIDPVADKVLVATALILITEHYHSIWITIPAVTMIAREIIISALREWMAEIGKRASVAVSWVGKVKTLSQMFALWVLIWRYDDWMIWVGYIALYIATILTYWSMAQYLTAAKDDLLDEKHH, from the coding sequence ATGCGTTTGAATATACCTAATATTTTGTCCTTACTGAGACTGTTTCTGATCCCAGTATTCGTTGTCGTCTTTTACTTACCTTATCAATGGGCTCCTTTTGCTGCTGCGATGGTTTTTTGGGTAGCAGGTTTTACTGACTGGCTCGATGGCATGTTAGCTCGTAAGTTGGGGCAAACCTCTCGCTTCGGTGCATTTATTGATCCGGTCGCTGACAAAGTGTTGGTTGCTACGGCTCTTATCTTGATCACTGAGCATTACCACTCGATTTGGATCACGATCCCAGCGGTCACCATGATAGCTCGTGAGATCATCATTTCAGCGCTTCGCGAATGGATGGCTGAGATTGGTAAACGCGCAAGTGTTGCGGTTTCTTGGGTTGGAAAAGTGAAAACCCTTTCTCAAATGTTCGCGTTGTGGGTGCTGATTTGGCGTTATGACGATTGGATGATTTGGGTTGGCTACATCGCACTTTACATTGCAACAATTCTAACTTACTGGTCTATGGCGCAATACTTGACGGCAGCCAAAGACGATTTGCTGGACGAAAAACACCATTGA
- the uvrC gene encoding excinuclease ABC subunit UvrC, which yields MTNLFDSVEFLKTVTEQPGVYRMYNAEAVVIYVGKAKNLKKRLSSYFRKKVDSEKTRALVGHIDKIDVTVTHTETEALILEHNYIKQYLPKYNVLLRDDKSYPYIFISGHKHPRLSMHRGAKKKKGEYFGPYPDSGAVRETLHLIQKIFPARQCEDTIYANRTRPCLMYQIGRCAAPCVSSIISDEEYRELIDYVRLFLQGKDKLVLETLIGKMDKASRELRFEQAAAFRDQIQAIRRVQEQQYVSDDSMEDMDVLGFAQENGVACIHILMIRQGKVLGSRSHFPKIPNNTVREEVFSSFLSQYYLAHNEARTIPTRLILNADLMEDVTPIQQALCDVAGRKIHFNTHPSGTRSRYLKLSNTNALTAITTKINHKMTINQRFKALQEVLSIDSIKRMECFDISHTMGESTIASCVVFNQEGPVKAEYRRYNITGITGGDDYAAMAQVLERRYSKQLDVDKIPDIIFIDGGKGQLNRAHEIISQYWGDWPFRPRMMGIAKGVTRKPGLETLVTLEGEEFNLPSDAPALHLIQHIRDESHNHAIAGHRAKRGKTRRTSALEGIEGVGPKRRQSLLKYMGGLQELKRATVEEIAKVPGISHSLAENIYQALKQ from the coding sequence GTGACCAACTTGTTTGACTCAGTTGAATTCCTCAAGACAGTAACAGAGCAGCCCGGCGTTTATCGTATGTATAACGCCGAGGCTGTTGTTATCTACGTCGGTAAAGCTAAAAACCTCAAAAAACGCTTGTCCAGTTATTTCCGTAAAAAAGTCGACAGTGAAAAAACACGCGCTTTGGTCGGTCATATCGATAAAATTGATGTCACCGTTACGCACACGGAAACAGAAGCACTCATTCTTGAACACAATTACATCAAACAGTACTTGCCTAAATATAATGTACTTCTGCGTGATGATAAGTCGTACCCTTATATTTTCATTAGTGGTCATAAGCATCCTCGTTTGTCGATGCATCGTGGTGCTAAGAAGAAAAAGGGCGAATACTTCGGGCCTTACCCTGATTCCGGTGCTGTGCGTGAGACGCTGCACCTCATCCAAAAGATTTTCCCTGCCCGCCAGTGTGAAGATACCATTTATGCCAACAGAACCCGTCCATGCTTGATGTATCAGATTGGTCGTTGTGCAGCGCCATGTGTCAGCTCTATTATCTCTGATGAAGAGTACCGTGAACTTATCGACTACGTTCGTTTATTCTTACAAGGGAAAGACAAATTAGTCCTTGAGACGCTCATCGGTAAAATGGACAAGGCAAGTCGAGAGCTGCGTTTTGAACAGGCGGCCGCTTTCCGTGACCAAATTCAAGCGATTCGACGTGTACAAGAGCAACAGTATGTATCTGATGATTCAATGGAAGATATGGATGTGCTCGGATTCGCTCAAGAGAATGGCGTAGCTTGTATTCATATCTTGATGATTCGCCAAGGCAAGGTTTTAGGCAGTCGAAGTCATTTCCCGAAAATTCCCAACAATACGGTGCGAGAAGAGGTCTTTTCGAGCTTTTTAAGCCAGTATTATCTAGCACATAATGAAGCCAGAACCATCCCGACGCGTCTGATTCTGAATGCGGATTTGATGGAAGATGTTACACCGATTCAACAAGCTTTGTGTGACGTCGCCGGGCGTAAGATTCACTTCAATACGCACCCTTCAGGCACCCGAAGCCGTTATCTTAAGTTGTCGAATACCAATGCATTGACGGCGATCACGACTAAGATTAATCACAAAATGACGATTAATCAGCGTTTCAAAGCGCTTCAAGAAGTGCTATCGATAGACTCTATCAAGCGGATGGAATGTTTTGATATCAGTCATACCATGGGTGAAAGTACGATTGCCTCTTGTGTGGTATTCAATCAAGAAGGCCCGGTTAAAGCTGAATACCGCCGGTATAACATCACGGGTATTACTGGTGGTGATGACTATGCGGCGATGGCACAGGTTCTTGAACGACGTTACTCGAAGCAACTCGATGTCGACAAAATTCCAGACATCATCTTTATCGATGGTGGCAAAGGTCAGTTAAACCGCGCGCATGAGATCATTTCTCAATATTGGGGGGATTGGCCATTTAGACCAAGAATGATGGGGATAGCGAAAGGGGTAACACGTAAGCCGGGTTTAGAAACCTTGGTGACCCTTGAAGGTGAAGAGTTTAATCTACCAAGTGATGCACCCGCACTGCACCTTATCCAACACATTCGTGATGAGAGCCATAATCATGCGATAGCTGGGCACAGAGCCAAACGAGGTAAAACTCGTCGAACCAGTGCATTGGAAGGAATTGAAGGTGTAGGACCGAAGCGTCGTCAATCTCTGCTCAAATATATGGGTGGCTTACAAGAACTTAAGCGTGCAACTGTCGAAGAAATAGCCAAAGTGCCGGGTATTAGTCATTCTTTGGCAGAAAACATTTATCAAGCATTGAAACAATAG
- the uvrY gene encoding UvrY/SirA/GacA family response regulator transcription factor codes for MINVFLVDDHELVRTGIRRIIEDVRGMNVAGEAESGENAVKWCRTNNIDVILMDMNMPGIGGLEATKKILRFNPDIKIIVLTVHTENPFPTKVMQAGAAGYLTKGAGPDEMVNAIRMVNSGQRYISPEIAQQMALSQFSPASENPFADLSERELQIMMMITKGQKVTDISEQLNLSPKTVNSYRYRLFSKLNISGDVELTHLAIRHGMLDTETL; via the coding sequence TTGATAAATGTTTTCCTTGTAGATGATCACGAGCTGGTTCGCACAGGGATACGACGTATTATTGAAGACGTCCGTGGAATGAACGTAGCAGGGGAAGCTGAAAGCGGTGAAAATGCTGTCAAATGGTGTCGTACTAATAATATTGACGTTATTTTGATGGATATGAATATGCCAGGTATTGGTGGCTTAGAAGCAACCAAGAAAATTTTACGTTTCAATCCTGATATTAAAATTATCGTTTTAACGGTTCATACGGAAAATCCATTTCCGACTAAAGTGATGCAAGCTGGGGCTGCGGGTTACCTTACTAAAGGTGCAGGTCCGGATGAAATGGTCAATGCTATTCGAATGGTCAATAGTGGCCAGCGATACATTTCACCAGAAATTGCGCAGCAGATGGCTTTAAGCCAATTCTCGCCTGCATCTGAAAATCCATTCGCAGACTTATCTGAACGTGAACTTCAAATTATGATGATGATTACGAAGGGTCAGAAAGTGACGGATATTTCGGAACAACTCAATCTAAGTCCTAAGACCGTCAATAGTTACCGTTACCGTTTGTTTAGCAAACTGAATATCAGTGGTGATGTGGAACTGACTCACTTAGCGATTAGACATGGAATGTTAGACACTGAGACCCTTTAA
- a CDS encoding cytochrome ubiquinol oxidase subunit I, with amino-acid sequence MLDTLMLSRIQFAANISFHILFPTITIALAWILVFFKWRYNRTQETVWLDLYYFWVKIFALTFALGVVSGITMSFQFGTNWPGFMEKVGNVAGPLLGYEVMTAFFMEATFLGVMLFGRGRVPEWFHTLATVLVAFGTSMSAFWILVLNSWMHTPSGYELIGGIVHVTSWKEVILNPSLPYRLAHTLLASALTASFLIAGVSAYQVIKRPTHRSAKLGLKVALLTAAGFIPIQIFIGDLHGLNTLKHQPAKVAAMEGVWDTQKGAPLLLFAVPNEKTRSNDLELGIPKLASLILTHELDGEIVGLNEFAPNHPPVKPLFFGFRVMVGVGVVMLVVSWFGTARLARKQSLPKPFLYIVFAMTFSGWVATLAGWYVTEIGRQPWLVNGVLRTSEAVTTVASSSVMISLTMYLAIYATLLVAYIHTLFYLARKDIGAHQVTQTKHEV; translated from the coding sequence ATGTTAGACACCCTCATGCTGTCTCGAATTCAGTTCGCGGCCAATATCAGCTTTCACATTCTTTTTCCTACCATCACGATAGCCCTAGCTTGGATTTTGGTGTTCTTCAAATGGCGCTATAACCGCACACAAGAGACGGTATGGTTAGACCTTTATTATTTCTGGGTCAAGATCTTCGCATTAACTTTTGCTTTAGGCGTTGTATCGGGTATCACCATGAGCTTTCAGTTTGGAACGAACTGGCCAGGCTTTATGGAAAAAGTCGGTAACGTGGCAGGGCCTCTTTTAGGTTATGAAGTGATGACGGCGTTCTTTATGGAAGCGACCTTTCTTGGCGTCATGCTATTTGGACGAGGACGCGTACCGGAATGGTTCCATACATTAGCCACGGTTTTAGTCGCCTTCGGAACCAGTATGTCCGCATTTTGGATTTTGGTGCTTAATAGCTGGATGCATACCCCAAGTGGCTATGAGTTAATCGGAGGCATTGTTCACGTGACCAGTTGGAAAGAGGTCATTTTGAACCCTTCACTGCCTTACCGGCTCGCCCATACATTATTGGCATCAGCATTAACGGCAAGCTTTCTGATTGCGGGAGTATCGGCTTACCAAGTCATCAAACGGCCCACTCATCGTTCAGCTAAACTCGGTTTAAAGGTCGCTCTCCTGACTGCCGCTGGCTTCATCCCTATACAAATTTTTATCGGTGATTTACATGGTTTGAATACCTTAAAACATCAGCCGGCTAAAGTGGCCGCGATGGAAGGAGTTTGGGACACTCAAAAAGGCGCTCCACTACTGCTATTCGCAGTCCCAAACGAAAAAACACGCAGCAATGATTTGGAATTAGGGATCCCTAAACTCGCGAGCCTGATCTTAACGCATGAACTGGATGGCGAAATTGTTGGACTTAATGAATTTGCCCCAAACCATCCTCCCGTAAAACCCTTGTTTTTTGGTTTCAGAGTGATGGTTGGCGTTGGTGTTGTCATGCTAGTGGTCAGTTGGTTTGGAACGGCAAGGTTAGCGCGTAAACAATCACTACCGAAACCTTTTCTATATATCGTATTCGCGATGACCTTTTCCGGTTGGGTCGCAACATTAGCGGGCTGGTATGTGACTGAAATTGGCAGACAGCCTTGGCTCGTAAATGGTGTGTTAAGAACGTCGGAAGCCGTTACTACCGTCGCCAGTAGCAGTGTAATGATATCCCTGACCATGTATTTAGCTATCTACGCCACCTTGTTAGTGGCCTACATTCACACCCTGTTCTATTTAGCACGCAAAGATATTGGCGCGCATCAAGTAACACAGACAAAACACGAGGTTTAA